In a single window of the candidate division WOR-3 bacterium genome:
- a CDS encoding polyprenyl synthetase family protein: protein MENFLKEYEIRKKKIEENLLKFLSLENVTSPLKEAMQHLILAGGKRIRPILTYETYRICGGKEDDEIMPPACAIEIVHTFTLIHDDLPCIDNDDLRRGVPTVHKVYGEDIAVLAGDALFIYGIEVFLKSKSEPLKLLRALDSFVKALGPKGVIEGEVLDIKGEKMEPDVDYLKKIHLEKTAKFFSSCLEIGAILANAKKEEVEKFKEIGLEMGMAFQIQDDILDLTGDKEKVGKKVKKDINKMTYVKVFGLEKSIEIAKSHIDRAKFILDNLSYDTSFLKNLCDFIIKRTF from the coding sequence ATGGAAAATTTTTTAAAAGAGTATGAAATAAGGAAAAAAAAGATTGAAGAAAATCTATTAAAATTCCTTTCCTTAGAAAATGTTACTTCACCTTTGAAAGAGGCAATGCAACACCTTATCCTTGCAGGTGGAAAAAGAATAAGACCTATATTAACCTACGAAACTTATAGAATATGCGGTGGAAAAGAAGATGATGAAATAATGCCTCCTGCATGTGCAATTGAAATTGTTCATACATTTACATTAATACACGATGATTTACCCTGTATTGATAATGACGATTTAAGAAGAGGGGTTCCAACTGTCCATAAAGTCTATGGTGAGGACATTGCAGTTTTAGCAGGTGATGCCCTTTTTATCTACGGAATAGAAGTTTTTTTAAAATCAAAATCAGAACCTCTTAAATTGTTAAGAGCTTTAGATTCTTTTGTAAAAGCACTTGGTCCAAAAGGAGTAATTGAAGGAGAGGTTCTTGACATAAAAGGAGAAAAAATGGAACCAGATGTAGATTATCTTAAAAAAATCCATTTAGAAAAAACAGCAAAATTTTTTTCATCATGTCTTGAAATAGGAGCAATTTTAGCAAATGCTAAAAAAGAAGAAGTAGAAAAATTTAAAGAAATAGGCTTAGAAATGGGAATGGCTTTTCAGATACAAGATGATATTCTTGATTTAACAGGAGATAAAGAAAAAGTGGGTAAAAAGGTTAAAAAGGATATAAATAAAATGACCTATGTGAAGGTTTTCGGGCTTGAAAAATCTATTGAAATTGCAAAATCTCATATTGATAGGGCAAAATTTATTCTGGATAATTTGTCCTATGATACAAGTTTTTTAAAAAATTTATGCGATTTTATAATAAAAAGAACCTTTTAA
- a CDS encoding GGDEF domain-containing protein has translation MPIYIKFLIIILFPVFLFFSKNSNLFYLILTLFTLFLIYTFLIDFYYKKYIYEFIVYIINNKKLPPKIKRIKGIFEGIEELLIMLYDEISLKNYELREAAFRDPLTKFYNLLYLEEHLKDILSTFRGDDIPVFMIDIDYFKKINDNFGHIQGDHYLREFSNEIRNLLKESKNIIFRYGGDEFVIIFDEPFEKAKEVMENLRKYFENKEFFIEGKKVKTTLSIGGERFNWEEIKDIENILKKLDIKLYKAKEKRNTLYI, from the coding sequence ATGCCAATTTACATAAAATTCCTTATTATAATTTTATTCCCGGTTTTTTTGTTTTTTTCTAAAAATTCTAATTTATTTTATCTTATTCTCACTCTTTTTACACTTTTTTTAATTTATACATTTCTTATTGATTTTTATTACAAGAAATATATTTACGAGTTCATTGTTTATATAATTAATAACAAAAAGCTTCCCCCAAAAATAAAAAGAATAAAAGGAATTTTTGAAGGAATTGAAGAACTATTAATAATGTTATACGATGAAATTTCTCTAAAAAATTATGAATTAAGAGAAGCAGCTTTCAGAGACCCACTCACAAAATTTTATAACCTTCTATATCTTGAAGAACATCTTAAAGATATCTTAAGCACTTTTAGAGGGGACGATATACCAGTTTTTATGATTGATATAGATTATTTTAAAAAAATAAATGATAATTTTGGTCACATTCAGGGAGACCATTATTTAAGAGAATTTTCAAATGAAATTAGAAATTTGTTAAAAGAATCAAAAAATATTATTTTCAGATACGGGGGTGATGAATTTGTTATCATTTTTGATGAACCCTTTGAAAAAGCAAAAGAGGTAATGGAAAACTTAAGAAAATATTTTGAAAATAAAGAATTTTTTATAGAGGGTAAAAAAGTAAAAACTACTTTAAGTATCGGTGGAGAAAGGTTTAACTGGGAAGAAATAAAAGATATTGAAAACATATTAAAAAAACTTGACATTAAATTATACAAGGCAAAAGAAAAAAGGAATACCCTTTATATTTGA